The Chloroflexota bacterium genome has a window encoding:
- a CDS encoding site-specific integrase, which translates to MYEQQLPLWGSGAAPTLGETFEPFRRYMERKGFAENTIKSFLGDLRILAGYLGAGVRVSEISTSDLNRFLTYLQRERGKPCTPKSFARRLTTLKVFFKWLAESGVIPVDPAATIAHRPVSTPLPLVLSDAQVESVLAAAQSLRRAEKPDSRPYLLVRLLLDTGIKKSECMNIRLEDLSIADPMHASVRVRATDARYARYKERRLALRPETVAALREYRQQYQPKDVLFPCTARNLEYVLTDLAKLAGLEALSFEMLRMTSALRDFRDGMDPEHLRLKLGLSKMSWEGTLPKLKRLLESPL; encoded by the coding sequence TTACATGGAGCGCAAGGGGTTCGCGGAAAACACCATCAAGTCGTTTCTGGGCGACCTGCGCATTCTCGCGGGCTACCTGGGCGCGGGCGTGCGGGTTTCGGAGATTTCCACATCGGACCTCAACCGCTTTCTGACCTACTTGCAGCGGGAGCGGGGAAAGCCATGCACGCCCAAGTCGTTCGCCCGCCGCCTGACAACCCTGAAGGTGTTTTTCAAATGGCTGGCCGAGAGCGGGGTCATCCCCGTGGATCCCGCGGCGACCATCGCCCATCGGCCGGTCTCAACGCCTCTGCCGTTGGTGCTGTCGGATGCGCAGGTGGAAAGCGTGCTTGCGGCCGCTCAGTCGCTTCGGAGGGCGGAGAAGCCCGACTCGCGCCCGTATCTCCTGGTGCGGCTTCTGTTGGACACGGGCATCAAGAAGAGCGAATGCATGAACATTCGCTTGGAGGATTTGTCCATCGCCGACCCGATGCATGCGTCTGTGCGCGTCCGAGCCACCGACGCCCGATATGCGCGCTACAAGGAGCGGCGACTGGCGTTGCGGCCTGAGACCGTGGCGGCGCTTCGGGAGTACCGACAGCAGTACCAGCCGAAGGATGTGCTGTTTCCCTGTACCGCGCGCAATTTGGAGTACGTGCTGACAGATTTGGCGAAATTGGCGGGGTTGGAGGCCCTGTCCTTTGAGATGCTGCGGATGACCTCGGCGCTGCGAGATTTTCGGGATGGCATGGATCCGGAGCATTTGCGGTTGAAACTGGGGCTGTCCAAGATGAGTTGGGAGGGAACCCTGCCCAAACTCAAGCGGTTGCTGGAATCGCCGCTGTAG